One Hippoglossus hippoglossus isolate fHipHip1 chromosome 5, fHipHip1.pri, whole genome shotgun sequence genomic window carries:
- the prok2 gene encoding prokineticin-2 gives MRSFVLLLFTLLLVSHGSSAIITGACEKDSQCGGGMCCAVSLWISSLRMCTPMGQEGDDCHPMSHKVPFFGKRLHHTCPCLPNLSCITLTEGRSKCLSPYQYPDYYL, from the exons ATGAGGTCCTTCGTCCTACTGCTCTTCACCCTGTTGTTGGTGTCCCATGGATCCTCGGCCATCATCACAGGG gcctgTGAGAAGGACTCTCAGTGTGGAGGAGGGATGTGTTGTGCTGTGAGTTTATGGATCAGCAGCCTGCGTATGTGCACGCCCATGGGACAGGAGGGAGATGACTGTCACCCCATGAGCCACAAG GTTCCTTTCTTTGGCAAAAGACTCCACCACACTTGCCCCTGTCTGCCCAACCTGTCCTGTATCACCTTAACGGAGGGCAGGTCCAAATGTCTCTCACCGTACCAGTATCCAGACTACTACCTCTGA